A single region of the Vicia villosa cultivar HV-30 ecotype Madison, WI linkage group LG4, Vvil1.0, whole genome shotgun sequence genome encodes:
- the LOC131595753 gene encoding uncharacterized protein LOC131595753 translates to MIISHPFAPLPSCTALTCSKPFYHNSPFIKSSIPPFLLLRNVTTPTLLCSGATSRRSENSNDIGFDIDINEEDKVDESNDYGGLSAKEMEMKDVIDIQEGQEYDGDSRKYSSGGPDKGGDEKDFDRNPEFAEILGGYLDDPEKAQSKMEDRLRKNRNKILHTKTGSGVPMKVSFNKFEYSNSYIWFEFYNAPLAKDVSLICDSIRAWHIIGRLGGCNAMNMQLSQSEIEKRPSYDYIQGANVTPTTFYNIGDLEVQDNLARIWVDIGTNEPLILDVLINALTQISSDFVGIKQVVFGGEEFESWKEDLKSEDSGYGVHKI, encoded by the exons ATGATTATATCACACCCCTTTGCACCTCTTCCTTCATGCACTGCCCTTACATGCTCCAAGCCTTTTTACCATAATAGTCCCTTCATAAAATCCTCTATACCACCTTTTCTACTCCTCAGAAATGTCACAACACCGACATTGTTATGTAGTGGTGCTACAAGTCGACGAAGTGAAAATTCGAATGATATTGGGTTTGATATAGACATCAATGAAGAAGATAAGGTAGACGAGAGTAATGATTATGGCGGGTTATCAGCAAAAGAGATGGAAATGAAGGATGTTATTGATATACAAGAAGGACAAGAATATGATGGTGATAGTAGAAAATATTCGAGTGGTGGACCGGATAAAGGCGGGGACGAGAAGGATTTTGATAGGAATCCGGAATTTGCTGAAATACTTGGTGGTTATCTGGATGATCCCGAGAAGGCACAATCTAAA ATGGAAGATAGACTAAGAAAGAATAGGAACAAAATACTCCACACAAAGACGGGTTCAGGAGTACCAATGAAAGTATCATTTAATAA ATTTGAATATTCAAACTCATATATATGGTTTGAATTTTACAATGCTCCATTGGCAAAAGACGTCTCCTTAATTTGTGAT TCTATTCGAGCATGGCATATTATAGGACGTCTTGGAGGATGCAATGCCATGAACATGCAA CTGTCACAGTCTGAAATAGAAAAACGACCAAGTTATGATTACATTCAGGGAGCAAATGTGACACCAACTACATTTTACAACATCGGGGATCTTGAAGTTCAAGACAACTTGGCTCGGATATG GGTGGATATTGGAACTAATGAACCATTGATTCTAGATGTTTTGATAAATGCATTGACACAGATAAGTTCTGA cTTTGTTGGGATTAAGCAAGTAGTGTTTGGCGGAGAAGAATTTGAGAGTTGGAAAGAGGATTTGAAATCAGAGGATTCAGGTTATGGTGTTCACAAGATCTAA